CGGTCTTGATTTTTTTCACCTAATTTGCTGCTGATCGTGCTAGCAAGCTGTGTTGTTTGGGAATCAACATTTTGTTTATAGTCATTGATTGTGGTCGACTCTAATTCTCGGATAAAATAGCCGCCAATGATTTGGATCGCAATCAATAACAAAAGGATAAACGATAAGGCGATCTTAAAGTTTACCGATTGAAAAAAGTGAACTTTTTTCCTCATAGATCACTACTCCTGTTCAGGGTTACGAAGGTAATAACCAACACCACGGCGTGTCACTAAATAGGTTGGATGACTTGGACTATCTTCGATTTTTTCTCTTAAACGACGAACGGTTACGTCAACTGTTCGAACATCACCAAAGTAATCATAGCCCCAAACGGTTTGCAGCAAATGCTCTCTAGTCATGACTTGGCCGATATGTTTGGCTAAATAGTAAAGCAGTTCAAATTCACGGTGAGTCAGCTCGATCTTACCGCCTCTTTTTGACACCATATAGGCATCTGGATGAATCGTTAAATCACCGATCATCAATTCCGACTGTGTTGTCGTTTCAGCTTCTTTTGCACTCGTTGCTCCTCGACGCAAGTTTGCTTTTACTCTCGCAACAAGTTCACGATTTGAGAATGGTTTTGTGACGTAATCATCGGCACCTAACTCAAGGCCTAAAACTTTATCGATCTCAGAGTCTTTTGCTGTCACCATAATAATTGGCATATCGTATGTTTTACGAACTTCTCTAGCAACTTCCAGCCCGTCCAT
This sequence is a window from Enterococcus wangshanyuanii. Protein-coding genes within it:
- the yycF gene encoding response regulator YycF, translating into MKKILVVDDEKPISDIVKYNLTKEGYEVFTAYDGEEAVEKVKEVEPDLIILDLMLPKMDGLEVAREVRKTYDMPIIMVTAKDSEIDKVLGLELGADDYVTKPFSNRELVARVKANLRRGATSAKEAETTTQSELMIGDLTIHPDAYMVSKRGGKIELTHREFELLYYLAKHIGQVMTREHLLQTVWGYDYFGDVRTVDVTVRRLREKIEDSPSHPTYLVTRRGVGYYLRNPEQE